One window from the genome of Nicotiana sylvestris chromosome 9, ASM39365v2, whole genome shotgun sequence encodes:
- the LOC104224160 gene encoding sm-like protein LSM7 yields MSGRKETVLDLAKFVDKGVQVKLTGGRQVEGTLKGYDQLLNLVLDEAKEYLRDADDPLKTTEQTRALGLIVCRGTAVMLVAPTDGTDEISNPFVQPDGA; encoded by the exons ATG TCTGGCAGAAAAGAAACTGTTTTAGATTTGGCAAAATTTGTTGACAAGGGTGTGCAGGTCAAGCTTACAGGTGGTAGACAAG TGGAAGGAACACTTAAAGGCTATGATCAGCTGCTAAATCTTGTCTTGGATGAAGCCAAGGAGTACCTTAGAG ATGCTGATGATCCCCTGAAGACTACCGAGCAGACACGAGCTCTTGGCTTAATA GTCTGCAGGGGTACGGCAGTAATGCTCGTGGCTCCAACTGATGGTACAGATGAGATTTCCAATCCTTTTGTCCAGCCAGATGGGGCATAG